From a single Pelodiscus sinensis isolate JC-2024 chromosome 4, ASM4963464v1, whole genome shotgun sequence genomic region:
- the LOC102459554 gene encoding uncharacterized protein LOC102459554 isoform X3, translated as MVDEENLWQDGPVADPDGASSNEDASIGEDAHGMLPGGNESIEEDQDGVLSDGNESIEEDQDGVLSDGNESIEEDQDGVLSDGNESIEEDQDGVLSDGNESIEEDQDGVLSDGNESIEEGLEGSWSDETLSQIPVPLQPSEHPPGLQIPSALESPWEKPPGLPLSVAARRPPKKSPSWEAQPTICSECGKSFTRSSLLAQHQRVHTGERPYQCTECGKSFSRSSTLLQHWRTHTGERPNTCTECGRGFSQRSDLVKHQRTHTGERPYRCPDCRQSFSRSSDLIKHQRVHTGERPYHCPDCGKSFSRSSDLFQHQRTQRGERPYPCTECGKRFSRSSNLIRHQRTHTGERPYVCPDCGRRFSQNSHYTDHQRSHRREKPYHCTQCGKDFGRSSTLVKHWRTHTRESLSPEFCGSPFGKH; from the exons ATGGTAGATGAGGAGAATCTCTGGCAGGATGGCCCTGTGGCAGATCCAGATGGGGCATCTTCGAATGAGGATGCCTCCATAGGAGAAGATGCTCATGGGATGCTGCCTGGTGGGAATGAGTCCATAGAAGAGGACCAGGATGGTGTATTGTCCGATGGGAATGAGTCCATAGAAGAGGACCAGGATGGAGTATTGTCTGATGGGAATGAGTCCATAGAAGAGGACCAGGATGGAGTATTGTCTGATGGGAATGAGTCCATAGAAGAGGACCAGGATGGTGTATTGTCCGATGGGAATGAGTCCATAGAAGAGGACCAGGATGGAGTATTGTCCGATGGGAATGAGTCCATAGAAGAGGGCCTGGAGGGGTCATGGTCTGATGAGACTTTATCCCAGATTCCAGTCCCACTGCAACCCTCTGAGCATCCTCCTGGCCTCCAGATCCCTTCAGCCCTGGAATCTCCTTGGGAAAAgcccccagggctgcccctctcAGTGGCAGCCAGACGCCCCCCCAAGAAGTCCCCTTCCTGGGAAGCGCAGCCAACTATCTGCAGTGAGTGCGGGAAGAGCTTCACCCggagctccctgctggcccagcacCAGCGCGTGCACACGGGCGAGCGCCCCTACCAGTGCACCGAGTGCGGGAAGAGCTTCAGCCGCAGCTCCACCCTCCTCCAGCACTGGAGGACCCACACGGGGGAGCGGCCGAACACGTGCACCGAGTGCGGGAGGGGCTTCAGCCAGCGCTCGGACTTGGTGAAGCACCAGCGCACCCACACGGGCGAGCGGCCCTACCGCTGCCCCGACTGCCGGCAGAGCTTCAGCCGCAGCTCAGACCTCATCAAGCACCAGCGTGTGCACACCGGGGAGCGGCCCTACCACTGCCCCGACTGCGGGAAATCCTTCAGCCGCAGCTCCGACCTCTTCCAGCACCAGCGCACCCAGCGCGGCGAGAGGCCCTACCCGTGCACCGAGTGTGGGAAGCGCTTCAGCCGCAGCTCCAACCTCATCCGCCACCAGCGCACCCACACGGGCGAGCGGCCCTACGTTTGCCCCGACTGCGGGCGCCGCTTCTCCCAGAACTCCCACTACACAGACCACCAGCGGAGCCACCGCCGCGAGAAACCCTACCACTGCACCCAATGCGGCAAGGACTTCGGGCGCAGCTCCACCCTGGTCAAACACTGGCGCACGCACACCCGGGAGAGCCT AAGCCCGGAGTTCTGTGGatcaccatttgggaaacactga
- the LOC102459554 gene encoding uncharacterized protein LOC102459554 isoform X2, translated as MVDEENLWQDGPVADPDGASSNEDASIGEDAHGMLPGGNESIEEDQDGVLSDGNESIEEDQDGVLSDGNESIEEDQDGVLSDGNESIEEDQDGVLSDGNESIEEDQDGVLSDGNESIEEGLEGSWSDETLSQIPVPLQPSEHPPGLQIPSALESPWEKPPGLPLSVAARRPPKKSPSWEAQPTICSECGKSFTRSSLLAQHQRVHTGERPYQCTECGKSFSRSSTLLQHWRTHTGERPNTCTECGRGFSQRSDLVKHQRTHTGERPYRCPDCRQSFSRSSDLIKHQRVHTGERPYHCPDCGKSFSRSSDLFQHQRTQRGERPYPCTECGKRFSRSSNLIRHQRTHTGERPYVCPDCGRRFSQNSHYTDHQRSHRREKPYHCTQCGKDFGRSSTLVKHWRTHTRESLTRQKRRQKGSGERQRNVPGRQKQKLKLSRNGMFPVCFELQH; from the coding sequence ATGGTAGATGAGGAGAATCTCTGGCAGGATGGCCCTGTGGCAGATCCAGATGGGGCATCTTCGAATGAGGATGCCTCCATAGGAGAAGATGCTCATGGGATGCTGCCTGGTGGGAATGAGTCCATAGAAGAGGACCAGGATGGTGTATTGTCCGATGGGAATGAGTCCATAGAAGAGGACCAGGATGGAGTATTGTCTGATGGGAATGAGTCCATAGAAGAGGACCAGGATGGAGTATTGTCTGATGGGAATGAGTCCATAGAAGAGGACCAGGATGGTGTATTGTCCGATGGGAATGAGTCCATAGAAGAGGACCAGGATGGAGTATTGTCCGATGGGAATGAGTCCATAGAAGAGGGCCTGGAGGGGTCATGGTCTGATGAGACTTTATCCCAGATTCCAGTCCCACTGCAACCCTCTGAGCATCCTCCTGGCCTCCAGATCCCTTCAGCCCTGGAATCTCCTTGGGAAAAgcccccagggctgcccctctcAGTGGCAGCCAGACGCCCCCCCAAGAAGTCCCCTTCCTGGGAAGCGCAGCCAACTATCTGCAGTGAGTGCGGGAAGAGCTTCACCCggagctccctgctggcccagcacCAGCGCGTGCACACGGGCGAGCGCCCCTACCAGTGCACCGAGTGCGGGAAGAGCTTCAGCCGCAGCTCCACCCTCCTCCAGCACTGGAGGACCCACACGGGGGAGCGGCCGAACACGTGCACCGAGTGCGGGAGGGGCTTCAGCCAGCGCTCGGACTTGGTGAAGCACCAGCGCACCCACACGGGCGAGCGGCCCTACCGCTGCCCCGACTGCCGGCAGAGCTTCAGCCGCAGCTCAGACCTCATCAAGCACCAGCGTGTGCACACCGGGGAGCGGCCCTACCACTGCCCCGACTGCGGGAAATCCTTCAGCCGCAGCTCCGACCTCTTCCAGCACCAGCGCACCCAGCGCGGCGAGAGGCCCTACCCGTGCACCGAGTGTGGGAAGCGCTTCAGCCGCAGCTCCAACCTCATCCGCCACCAGCGCACCCACACGGGCGAGCGGCCCTACGTTTGCCCCGACTGCGGGCGCCGCTTCTCCCAGAACTCCCACTACACAGACCACCAGCGGAGCCACCGCCGCGAGAAACCCTACCACTGCACCCAATGCGGCAAGGACTTCGGGCGCAGCTCCACCCTGGTCAAACACTGGCGCACGCACACCCGGGAGAGCCT
- the LOC112545465 gene encoding pyrin domain-containing protein 1-like: MVTRGTGAGLSRSFTFFWVSFPVSEPGGSMAKALRDHLFDTVRELGESDLVTFRDKLNHFQPKAGYSRIKWGELEKAGAVELTRLLINYYRESYAVDVVVSVLKAMDKQDLARSLHQATGLGEEMDLR, translated from the exons ATGGTGACACGAGGGACGGGCGCAGGACTCAGCCGAAGTTTCACTTTCTTTTGGGTCTCCTTCCCGGTGTCGGAGCCAGGAGGCAGCATGGCAAAGGCCCTGCGAGACCATCTGTTCGATACCGTTAGAGAGCTGGGCGAGTCAGACCTGGTGACGTTTCGAGACAAGCTGAACCACTTCCAGCCCAAAGCCGGCTACAGCCGCATCAAATGGGGCGAGCTGGAAAAAGCTGGCGCCGTGGAACTCACCCGCCTGCTGATCAACTACTACAGGGAGAGCTACGCGGTGGACGTGGTCGTGAGCGTGCTGAAGGCCATGGACAAGCAGGACCTGGCACGCAGCCTGCACCAGGCCACAGGGCTGG GGGAAGAGATGGACCTACGATAG
- the TRIM72 gene encoding tripartite motif-containing protein 72: MSTSKQRLMQGMHQDLSCPSCLKLFKAPVTAECGHTFCLECLSQATACPTCQAPAKVEQLRINQQMEHLVQCFQQVPHDHCEEHMDPLSVYCEQDRQVICGVCASLGKHKGHNIITATEAHQRMKKQLPQQQVQLQEAQVRKEKTIALLNRQIAEVEDTVARFKQQVAEQLGVMRAYLGALETSLGKEAERVQKQATAVLQDERKTMGHYLEQLKQMEAVLGEVQEESQTEFLRKYCLVASRLQKILGESPPVARMDIQLPIITDDFKFQVWRKMLHALMPALENLTFDPDTAHPNLLVSEEGKRVECVEQKQPVSTDDPGRFDKSNCLVSRQSFSAGEHYWEVTVGDKPRWGLGVISAEAGRKGRLQALPSNGFWLLGCKEGKNYEAHVEHKEPRALRVEAKPSRVGVYLSFEDGVLGFYDASDEDSLTQLFAFHTRFTTTLYPFFDVCWHDKGKNSQPLVLYVPEPEAS, from the exons ATGTCGACCTCCAAGCAGCGCCTGATGCAGGGCATGCACCAGGACCTGAGCTGCCCCAGCTGCCTGAAGCTGTTCAAGGCGCCGGTGACGGCGGAGTGCGGCCACACCTTCTGCCTGGAGTGCCTGTCCCAGGCCACCGCCTGCCCCACCTGCCAGGCCCCGGCCAAGGTGGAGCAGCTGCGCATCAACCAGCAGATGGAGCACCTGGTGCAGTGCTTCCAGCAGGTGCCTCACGACCACTGCGAGGAGCACATGGACCCGCTGAGCGTGTACTGCGAGCAGGACCGGCAGGTCATCTGCGGCGTGTGCGCCTCCCTCGGCAAGCACAAGGGTCACAACATCATCACGGCCACCGAGGCCCACCAGCGCATGAAG AAACAACTtccccagcagcaagtccaacTGCAGGAGGCGCAAGTGCGCAAGGAGAAAACCATCGCACTGCTGAACAGACAGATAGCTGAGGTGGAG GACACGGTGGCGCGGTTCAAGCAGCAGGTggcggagcagctgggggtgATGCGGGCCTACCTGGGGGCGCTGGAGACCTCGCTGGGCAAGGAGGCGGAGCGGGTGCAGAAGCAAGCCACGGCCGTGCTGCAAGACGAGCGCAAGACCATGGGCCATTACCTAGAGCAGCTCAAGCAGATGGAGGCCGTGCTGGGCGAGGTGCAGGAGGAGAGCCAGACCGAGTTCTTGAGG AAATACTGCCTGGTGGCCAGCCG gctgCAGAAGATCCTGGGAGAGTCCCCACCCGTCGCCCGCATGGACATTCAGCTGCCGATCATCACGGATGACTTCAAGTTCCAGGTGTGGAGGAAGATGCTCCACGCACTGATGCCAG CCCTGGAGAACCTGACCTTCGACCCGGACACGGCCCACCCCAACCTGCTGGTGTCGGAGGAGGGCAAGCGGGTGGAGTGCGTGGAGCAGAAGCAGCCGGTGAGCACGGACGACCCGGGCCGCTTCGACAAGTCCAACTGCCTGGTGAGCCGCCAGAGCTTCTCCGCCGGCGAGCACTACTGGGAGGTGACGGTAGGCGACAAGCCGCGCTGGGGGCTGGGCGTCATCTCGGCCGAGGCGGGGCGCAAGggccggctccaggccctgccctccaacggcttctggctgctgggctgcaaGGAAGGCAAGAACTACGAGGCCCACGTGGAGCACAAGGAGCCGCGGGCCCTGCGGGTGGAGGCCAAGCCCAGCCGGGTGGGGGTGTACCTCAGCTTCGAGGACGGGGTGCTGGGCTTCTACGACGCCAGCGACGAGGACAGCCTGACGCAGCTCTTCGCCTTCCACACGCGCTTCACCACCACCCTCTACCCCTTCTTCGACGTCTGCTGGCACGACAAGGGCAAGAACAGCCAGCCGCTGGTCCTCTACGTGCCGGAGCCGGAGGCCTCCTAA